The proteins below are encoded in one region of Drosophila santomea strain STO CAGO 1482 chromosome 3R, Prin_Dsan_1.1, whole genome shotgun sequence:
- the LOC120453660 gene encoding uncharacterized protein LOC120453660 — MPPQRKDENAVETEVPIPAWVKPEAFEDLLKDNVKDYKKTTALRAKAGVAAGENYATIMLRLELDVETKDKSQVTKVFMLKTPHDTEAYRKLLEENNIFDVERGMYVEVVPELEQMYRDVGLEVKFGAVAYEIKVSENYVLLEDLRPRGFRNVDRRQGLDQVHTESVLKKFAQWHAASAVRVDLKGPYDVKYTPGFFDSEQIRNFFCDRSANVLLKHIDQYEGHANYVEDLQCVSKKLFDVYNDLKEAKSDDFNALNHGDGWSNNIMFQYNDKNEITNTYFVDLQLPKWGSVAQDLYYFLLSSTKLDIKTAKFDYFIWFYHSELVKHLKLLNYSKKLPTLRSLRNELNKYSGWAFICSVSVMGVVLLDPTDNSDFDKILSSEHPSFMNSIYTNPRYRRHAEVVLPWLQHRGAME; from the exons atgcCACCCCAAAGAAAGGATGAGAATGCTGTGGAGACGGAGGTTCCAATTCCGGCCTGGGTGAAACCAGAGGCCTTCGAGGACCTGCTCAAGGATAATGTCAAGGATTATAAGAAGACGACGGCTCTGAGGGCCAAGGCGGGAGTTGCTGCTGGCGAAAACTATGCCACCATAATGCTGAGACTGGAACTGGATGTGGAAACGAAgg ATAAATCGCAAGTGACCAAAGTATTTATGCTGAAAACTCCCCACGACACTGAGGCATATCGCAAGCTTCTTGAGGAAAACAACATCTTCGATGTGGAGCGCGGCATGTATGTGGAAGTGGTGCCCGAGCTGGAGCAGATGTACCGAGATGTGGGCTTGGAGGTCAAGTTTGGGGCTGTGGCCTACGAAATCAAGGTTAGCGAGAACTATGTTCTGTTGGAGGACCTGAGGCCACGTGGATTCAGAAATGTAGATCGCCGGCAGGGCTTAGATCAGGTCCACACTGAAAGTGTCCTGAAGAAGTTCGCCCAATGGCATGCGGCCTCCGCAGTTCGCGTGGATCTCAAAGGACCTTACGACGTCAAGTATACTCCTGGTTTCTTTGACTCGGAACAAATCAGGAATTTCTTCTGTGATCGCAGCGCTAACGTTTTGCTGAAACATATTGATCAGTATGAGGGACATGCAAATTACGTAGAGGATTTG CAATGCGTTTCGAAGAAGTTATTTGATGTATATAATGACTTAAAAGAAGCCAAATCCGACGACTTCAATGCCCTCAACCACGGCGATGGTTGGTCCAACAACATTATGTTCCAGTACAACGACAAAAACGAGATAACAAATACCTATTTTGTCGATCTTCAATTGCCAAAATGGGGATCAGTTGCACAGGACCTGTATTATTTCTTGCTCTCCTCAACTAAGCTGGACATTAAAACGGCGAAATTCGACTATTTCATCTGGTTCTACCACTCAGAGTTGGTAAAGCACCTGAAACTTTTGAATTACTCCAAGAAACTGCCAACTTTAAGGAGCCTTCGCAATGAGCTTAACAAGTACAGTGGATGGG CCTTCATATGCTCTGTTTCCGTGATGGGAGTTGTGCTGCTGGACCCTACAGATAATTCTGATTTTGATAAAATCCTTTCCAGTGAGCATCCCAGCTTTATGAATTCCATCTACACCAATCCCAGATACCGCAGACATGCGGAAGTTGTAttgccttggctgcagcaCCGAGGGGCCATGGAGTAA
- the LOC120453780 gene encoding uncharacterized protein LOC120453780, which produces MPPQTKDEDVSERQVAIPDWVVPKVFEDLLKRKVKDYRKTKSLRAKAGVAAGENYATIMLRIELDVEKEDNTQTTEAFMLKTPHQSEQYRKIIEKTDIFDVERGMYLEVVPELEQMYRDVGLEVKFGAELYEIEASDYYVLLEDLRPRGFRNIDRLKGMDQAHTECVLKKFAQWHAASAVRFETKGPYQEKYTKGFLKNEEIVDAFCNRSIKVFLDNVHLCKDVESYLNDLRIASGKTFDIVDQLNNPSPDEFIALNHGDGWANNIMFQYNTKGEIQDTYFVDLQVPKWGSVAQDLYYFLMSSTSLDIKTSKFDYFIWFYHSELVKHLKLLRYSKTLPSLRSIYDALSKYSGWAFICAATIMAFVLLDPTDGADFDKVLGDEDGTFKKSLYTNPRFRKHMEVLLPWLQQRGAME; this is translated from the exons ATGCCTCCCCAGACGAAAGATGAAGATGTTAGCGAAAGGCAGGTCGCCATTCCGGATTGGGTTGTGCCAAAGGTATTTGAGGATCTGCTTAAGAGGAAGGTCAAGGACTACAGGAAAACGAAGTCCTTGAGGGCTAAGGCAGGAGTCGCTGCTGGCGAGAACTATGCCACCATAATGCTAAGAATTGAACTGGACGTAGAAAAAGAAG ATAACACTCAAACAACCGAGGCCTTCATGCTTAAAACCCCCCACCAGTCAGAGCAGTATCGCAAAATAATCGAGAAGACAGATATCTTCGATGTGGAGCGTGGAATGTATCTGGAAGTAGTGCCCGAACTGGAGCAAATGTATCGCGATGTGGGCTTGGAGGTCAAGTTTGGAGCAGAGCTCTACGAGATAGAGGCCAGCGATTACTATGTCCTGCTGGAGGACCTCCGGCCACGCGGTTTCAGGAACATAGATCGCCTCAAAGGCATGGACCAGGCTCACACCGAATGTGTGCTCAAGAAATTCGCCCAGTGGCATGCGGCATCTGCGGTACGATTTGAGACAAAGGGTCCTTATCAGGAGAAGTACACGAAGGGTTTCCTAAAGAACGAGGAAATCGTAGATGCATTTTGCAATCGGAGTATAAAAGTTTTTCTGGATAACGTCCATCTGTGCAAAGATGTGGAGTCTTATCTAAATGATTTG CGTATTGCCTCCGGCAAGACCTTCGACATTGTTGACCAACTGAACAATCCGAGTCCTGATGAATTCATTGCGTTGAACCATGGCGATGGTTGGGCCAATAACATTATGTTCCAGTACAATACAAAAGGCGAGATACAGGATACCTATTTTGTCGATCTGCAAGTTCCCAAGTGGGGATCTGTGGCTCAGGATCTGTACTACTTCCTTATGTCTTCTACAAGCTTAGACATCAAAACATCAAAGTTTGATTACTTCATTTGGTTTTACCACTCCGAACTGGTGAAGCACCTGAAACTGCTTCGTTACTCGAAAACTCTTCCCTCTTTAAGAAGTATTTACGACGCTCTCAGCAAATACAGTGGATGGG CGTTCATCTGTGCCGCGACTATAATGGCATTTGTCCTTCTGGATCCCACAGACGGAGCTGATTTCGATAAGGTCCTTGGTGATGAGGACGGCACCTTTAAGAAATCGCTCTACACAAATCCCAGATTTCGCAAGCATATGGAGGTTCTATTACCTTGGCTTCAGCAACGAGGAGCTATGGAGtag
- the LOC120451723 gene encoding uncharacterized protein LOC120451723, translating to MTEETGTVPLPTWLNANLFEEVLSKRYGDNYAGIKSFKPEAGLKPGENYSTIMLRLKFEVALKDHTTENVSYMLKTPHDFEMYREILRKNNMFAVERDVFLHVVPELEQMYKDVGLEVTFGAKAYEIDAPDEYVLLQDLGPLGFRNIDRLEGLDMAHTKSVLRKMAQWHAVSATRLHLKGPYAQNYLQPTYADTMKENIEQVAETLGKYFIKCLPLYDGHAEYSEAVHKIQPHIVDLMYAMNTPDPQDFNALNHGDCWTNNIMFRYDGESNKPVETYFVDLQLPKVTSVAHDLIYFLLGSTKFEIQLSQFDYFIKYYHDHLVEHLRLLNYPAAKTPTLRFLHTQLLKYGRVGYHTVLMLCPPVLLDRTEDANLTDFIAESDNGDGLKMAMYSNARYKKHVSAILTWMNNRGAFQC from the exons ATGACAGAGGAGACGGGAACAGTGCCCTTGCCCACCTGGCTGAATGCGAACCTATTTGAAGAGGTGCTGAGTAAGCGTTACGGCGACAATTATGCCGGAATCAAGAGCTTCAAGCCGGAAGCCGGTCTCAAGCCGGGAGAAAACTACTCCACAATTATGCTGCGCCTCAAGTTTGAAGTCGCACTGAAGG ATCATACCACCGAAAATGTGAGCTATATGCTCAAGACCCCACATGATTTCGAAATGTACCGCGAGATTCTGAGGAAGAACAACATGTTTGCGGTGGAGCGCGATGTCTTCCTGCACGTGGTTCCCGAGCTGGAGCAGATGTACAAGGACGTGGGCTTGGAGGTGACGTTTGGGGCCAAGGCCTATGAAATCGACGCGCCCGATGAGTACGTACTGCTGCAGGATCTTGGTCCTTTGGGTTTCAGGAACATCGATCGCCTGGAGGGTCTGGACATGGCACACACCAAGAGTGTTCTGAGGAAGATGGCCCAGTGGCATGCGGTCTCGGCCACCAGGTTGCATTTGAAGGGTCCGTATGCCCAGAACTACTTGCAACCCACCTACGCCGATACCATGAAGGAGAACATCGAACAGGTGGCCGAAACCTTGGGTAAATATTTCATCAAGTGCCTGCCACTCTACGATGGTCACGCTGAGTACAGCGAAGCGGTT CACAAGATACAGCCCCATATCGTCGACCTTATGTACGCCATGAACACACCCGATCCGCAGGACTTCAATGCCCTGAATCACGGCGACTGCTGGACCAACAACATCATGTTCAGATACGATGGTGAATCCAACAAACCAGTCGAGACCTATTTCGTGGATCTGCAACTGCCGAAGGTGACGAGCGTGGCCCACGATCTGATCTATTTCCTCCTGGGTTCGACCAAATTCGAAATCCAGTTGAGTCAGTTCGATTACTTTATCAAGTACTACCATGATCACCTGGTCGAGCACTTGAGATTGCTGAACTACCCCGCTGCAAAGACCCCCACGCTGAGGTTCCTTCACACTCAGCTGTTAAAATATGGACGAGTTG GGTATCACACTGTCCTGATGCTCTGCCCACCTGTGCTGCTCGATCGCACTGAAGATGCAAATCTGACCGATTTCATCGCCGAGTCGGATAATGGCGATGGTCTCAAGATGGCCATGTACTCCAATGCCCGCTACAAGAAGCACGTTAGCGCCATCCTCACCTGGATGAACAATCGGGGTGCCTTCCAGTGCTAG
- the LOC120452826 gene encoding uncharacterized protein LOC120452826, with translation MSEATNGHSEVPASNLPPWLSKITLEKAVQAQIGDFEKIISISPQKGSSDGDNYSTQFLRLLVEVELLDHSTKDLSFVLKAQHNNEMMAAILARLKLFQKEDQMYHSILPKFEKLYADAGKPIQFAPKAFKLDRDLGVDYILLEDLHRKNFKNANRLAGLDLDHMHKVLEKLAAFHAASACYVEHHGLFGEEFTVGVFSEANRQLLQEFNASGAFLAQLKKWKNAQKIYEKLADSDDYLVDRLLQDQQYNAREFNVLNHGDCWANNVMFQHDAFGTIKETLFVDFQVGKYGSPANDLYYLILSSAAPELKTAKFDYLVRYYFDNLIENLKLLQYHRPLPKLKNLHASLFRNGLAAYMVVSKVLPVVMLDKTSDANLESYISDESKMKNAMFTNPKYVQVMTEVLPWLDNRGLLDWK, from the exons ATGTCTGAGGCCACCAATGGACACAGTGAGGTGCCAGCCAGTAATCTTCCACCTTGGCTGTCGAAAATCACTCTGGAGAAGGCGGTTCAGGCCCAGATCGGAGACTTTGAGAAGATCATCTCGATTAGCCCACAAAAGGGCAGCAGCGATGGCGATAACTACTCCACACAGTTCCTTCGTTTGCTGGTGGAAGTGGAGCTGCTTG ACCACAGCACAAAGGATCTTTCCTTCGTTCTGAAGGCGCAGCACAACAACGAAATGATGGCTGCTATTCTGGCCAGGTTGAAGCTCTTCCAAAAAGAGGATCAAATGTACCATAGCATTCTGCCCAAATTCGAGAAGCTCTACGCGGATGCCGGCAAACCCATTCAGTTCGCCCCCAAAGCCTTCAAGTTGGATCGCGACCTCGGAGTGGACTACATTCTGCTGGAGGATCTGCATCGCAAGAACTTCAAGAATGCCAATCGCCTGGCCGGCCTCGATCTCGATCACATGCACAAGGTTCTCGAGAAACTGGCCGCCTTCCATGCTGCATCCGCCTGCTACGTGGAGCACCATGGTCTTTTTGGCGAGGAGTTCACCGTGGGCGTTTTCAGCGAGGCTAATCGTCAGCTTCTTCAGGAGTTCAATGCCTCCGGCGCATTTTTGGCCCAGCTCAAGAAGTGGAAGAATGCGCAGAAAATTTATGAGAAGTTG GCTGATAGCGACGATTACTTGGTGGATCGTCTGCTGCAGGATCAGCAATACAATGCCAGAGAATTCAACGTGCTCAACCACGGAGATTGCTGGGCCAATAATGTGATGTTCCAACACGATGCATTTGGAACTATTAAGGAGACACTTTTCGTGGACTTTCAAGTGGGAAAGTACGGAAGTCCG GCCAATGATCTGTACTACTTGATATTGTCGTCGGCTGCTCCAGAGCTGAAGACTGCCAAGTTTGACTACTTGGTGCGCTACTATTTCGATAATCTTATCGAGAATCTAAAGCTACTGCAATACCACCGACCACTGCCCAAGCTGAAGAACCTGCATGCTTCGCTTTTCCGCAACGGATTGGCTG CCTATATGGTGGTATCCAAGGTGCTGCCTGTCGTCATGCTGGACAAGACCAGCGATGCCAATCTGGAAAGCTACATAAGCGACGAGTCCAAAATGAAGAACGCCATGTTCACCAACCCAAAGTATGTCCAGGTGATGACCGAGGTGCTGCCATGGTTGGACAATCGCGGTCTGCTCGACTGGAAGTGA
- the LOC120452828 gene encoding uncharacterized protein LOC120452828: MKVPKIPVWVSALSLNQAVHSVLEDVDQIMSVIPGVHLIQFRNCTVLLPIRVKVQLQDSTVKNLFFLLKAQHGSDLQAMVMNQLKMFQREQQVYHNVLPKFEALYKEVGKEVSFGPRAFKLDYNIGVQYVLLEDLKSKHYKNVERQDGFNKLCLKQVLKKLAQFHAASVVCVEKHGAFSKLLANGVYTKANQSILQDLNDPETFLSQLRRWRLGDHFHKRFVEKEKDLVDGLLKLHATDSNEFNVLNHCDCWVNNVMFKFDDTGHVEDTALLDFQLVKYGSPALDLYYTILSSAEKDVKLAQFDNMVQYYFYHLLENLRALKFQGSLPQLQHIRDALNKNGLAAYVVVTRALPITMMNQFEDEVNERYASKMKCAMFTSRKYIQAMKDILPWMEERSLLN, encoded by the exons ATGAAAGTACCGAAAATTCCCGTCTGGGTTTCCGCTCTCTCCTTGAACCAGGCAGTCCATTCCGTCCTGGAGGATGTGGACCAGATCATGTCCGTCATCCCAGGTGTCCACCTCATCCAGTTCCGCAACTGCACTGTGCTTCTGCCCATCCGGGTGAAGGTCCAGTTGCAGGACTCCACAGTAAAGAATTTGTTCTTTCTACTGAAGGCGCAACATGGCAGCGACCTGCAGGCCATGGTGATGAACCAGCTGAAGATGTTCCAAAGGGAGCAACAGGTTTACCACAATGTCCTGCCCAAGTTCGAGGCACTCTACAAGGAGGTGGGCAAGGAGGTGTCCTTTGGTCCGAGGGCATTTAAGCTGGACTACAACATCGGTGTTCAGTACGTGCTGCTGGAGGATCTCAAGTCCAAACATTACAAAAACGTTGAACGGCAGGATGGCTTCAACAAATTGTGCCTGAAGCAGGTGCTCAAGAAACTGGCCCAGTTCCATGCCGCCTCCGTCGTGTGTGTGGAAAAGCATGGTGCTTTCAGCAAACTACTTGCCAACGGAGTCTACACAAAGGCCAACCAATCAATCCTGCAGGATCTGAACGATCCGGAGACCTTTCTCTCCCAGCTGCGTCGCTGGCGTTTGGGCGATCATTTCCACAAACGGTTCGTGGAAAAGGAGAAGGACCTCGTCGATGGGCTGTTGAAGCTCCATGCCACCGACTCCAATGAATTTAATGTCCTGAATCACTGCGACTGCTGGGTGAACAACGTGATGTTCAAGTTTGACGACACCGGCCATGTGGAGGACACCGCCCTGCTCGATTTCCAGTTGGTCAAATATGGATCTCCT GCCCTTGATCTGTACTACACCATCCTGTCGTCGGCTGAAAAGGACGTAAAACTAGCCCAGTTTGACAATATGGTTCAGTACTACTTTTACCATTTGCTGGAAAACCTCAGAGCCCTGAAATTCCAAGGCAGTCTGCCGCAGCTGCAGCATATTCGCGATGCCCTCAACAAAAACGGACTGGCTG CCTATGTGGTGGTCACTCGGGCGCTGCCCATAACGATGATGAATCAGTTTGAGGACGAGGTAAACGAACGATATGCCTCCAAAATGAAGTGCGCCATGTTCACCAGCCGGAAATACATCCAGGCGATGAAGGATATCCTGCCCTGGATGGAGGAGCGCTCCCTGCTCAATTAG
- the LOC120452827 gene encoding uncharacterized protein LOC120452827, whose protein sequence is MSPNSSEKPVNPNEHLHIPKWVNEDYFLPIIQKDVDTFDKIVNFVTIAATAPGDNYTSIMIRVIVDMLLKDGSEQKVSYILKTMLEADSGAEVVNNMGLFPKERKMYEVHIPQFVKLYKEAGVEIELAPKCLHVEATAELITLVFEDLSQQKFKNIDRIKGFDLPHMRQVLRKLAELHAASVVAKEINGPYDPLYYMSMYNEQSRDLFEALGKLRQEQYIKAMRTWELENVESFISRMWSPMEGFEMAMSINQVDENEFNVLNHGDCWANNIMFNYKDNGEIDRTLFVDLQIGKWGSPAQDLWYLITTSASLDIKVKEFDHFIYIYHQRLAECLKLLNYSKPIPTLRDLHIMMLKYGFWGPLTSMGVMVATLLPTDKDANIKMMMAPGPEADAVRYKSFINPYYGNAMKLLLPFFDNKGLLKSN, encoded by the exons ATGTCGCCAAACAGCTCGGAAAAGCCCGTCAATCCCAACGAGCACCTGCACATACCGAAGTGGGTGAATGAGGACTACTTCCTGCCGATCATCCAAAAGGATGTGGACACCTTTGACAAGATCGTGAACTTTGTGACCATTGCGGCCACTGCGCCCGGCGACAACTACACTTCCATTATGATCCGAGTCATTGTGGATATGCTGCTGAAAG ATGGCAGCGAGCAGAAGGTGTCGTACATTTTGAAAACCATGCTGGAGGCGGACAGTGGAGCGGAAGTGGTCAACAACATGGGGCTGTTTCCCAAGGAGAGGAAGATGTACGAGGTGCACATTCCGCAGTTCGTAAAGCTCTACAAGGAGGCGGGCGTGGAAATCGAGTTGGCACCCAAGTGTCTCCATGTCGAGGCCACCGCCGAGTTGATTACCCTGGTTTTCGAGGATCTGAGTCAGCAGAAATTCAAGAATATCGATCGAATAAAGGGATTTGATCTGCCGCACATGCGCCAGGTGCTCCGGAAACTGGCCGAACTGCATGCTGCATCCGTGGTGGCCAAGGAAATAAATGGCCCCTACGATCCCCTGTACTATATGTCCATGTACAACGAGCAGAGTCGGGATCTCTTTGAGGCTCTGGGTAAGCTGCGACAGGAACAGTACATCAAGGCAATGCGCACCTGGGAGCTCGAGAATGTCGAAAGTTTCATCTCCCGGATGTGGAGCCCCATGGAGGGGTTCGAGATGGCTATGAGTATCAACCAGGTGGACGAGAACGAGTTCAATGTGCTAAACCACGGGGACTGTTGGGCCAACAACATAATGTTCAATTACAAGGACAATGGCGAGATCGATAGGACCTTGTTCGTCGATCTGCAGATAGGCAAGTGGGGCAGTCCGGCCCAAGATCTTTGGTACCTGATCACAACATCCGCCTCGCTGGATATCAAAGTCAAGGAATTCGATCACTTTATTTACATCTATCACCAGCGCCTGGCGGAATGCCTAAAGCTGCTAAACTACTCGAAACCCATTCCCACGCTCAGGGATTTGCACATCATGATGCTGAAGTATGGATTCTGGG GACCCCTAACCTCCATGGGTGTGATGGTGGCCACACTTCTGCCCACGGACAAGGACGCCAACATAAAAATGATGATGGCCCCAGGACCCGAGGCCGACGCTGTGCGATACAAGTCCTTTATCAATCCCTACTACGGCAATGCCATGAAGCTGCTTCTACCTTTCTTCGATAACAAGGGACTCCTGAAGTCCAACTAG
- the LOC120453724 gene encoding uncharacterized protein LOC120453724, giving the protein MFRARVKYTNRRGEFQKSLIIKTMPEAEGHKKDMLGGSPIFKTEMGLYTKVLPEFERILRQVGDSTKLYVNCIYHSLVPHQVLIFEDLVEMGYFVLRDRDASLDEIRRVFFKLAKWHAASLKVQQEQPEFLEPYTHGLFEMPHVLNEPFLKTGMQFFVELLGKEPELHKYKPYFESIKDNFLELLVQEWKDIRRNQQKDEYWVLCHGDLHLRNIMFKYKDSGSFEDCMLLDFQISNLFPSAFDLVYSIYMLLEPEHRWQNWDELINYYFAVLEDVLKKIGYEGDMPTQSGLWQRLHQHKYYEFFLISTFLPLMWALKDKSVDFGDLLQNEEKRWKCSFSVGYIKDVKVVLARLDQLGLLSA; this is encoded by the exons ATGTTCCGGGCCAGGGTGAAGTACACCAACCGGAGAGGGGAGTTCCAGAAGTCGCTGATCATCAAGACAATGCCAGAGGCAGAGGGACACAAGAAGGATATGCTCGGAGGATCGCCGATTTTCAAAACCGAGATGGGATTGTACACAAAGGTGCTGCCCGAGTTCGAGAGGATTCTTCGCCAGGTCGGCGATAGCACCAAGCTATACGTGAATTGCATATACCACAGTCTGGTGCCGCATCAGGTCCTGATCTTCGAGGATCTGGTCGAGATGGGCTACTTTGTGCTGCGGGATAGGGACGCCAGCTTAGACGAGATACGCCGCGTCTTCTTCAAactggccaagtggcatgcGGCCAGCTTAAAAGTGCAGCAAGAG CAACCAGAGTTCCTAGAGCCGTACACCCACGGACTGTTTGAGATGCCACACGTCCTGAACGAGCCCTTTTTGAAAACTGGAATGCAGTTCTTTGTGGAACTTTTGGGTAAGGAGCCGGAGCTGCATAAGTACAAGCCATACTTCGAAAGCATCAAGGACAATTTCCTGGAGCTACTCGTTCAGGAGTGGAAGGATATTCGAAGAAACCAGCAGAAGGACGAGTACTGGGTGCTTTGCCACGGAGACCTGCACCTGCGCAACATTATGTTCAAGTATAAGGATTCTGGATCCTTTGAGGACTGCATGCTGCTGGACTTTCAAATCAGTAATTTGTTTCCCTCGGCATTCGATCTGGTTTATTCGATATACATGCTTCTGGAGCCAGAGCATCGGTGGCAAAACTGGGATGAACTCATCAACTATTACTTTGCCGTTCTGGAGGATGTTTTAAAAAAGATTGGCTATGAGGGGGACATGCCTACTCAATCTGGTCTTTGGCAGCGTCTGCATCAGCACAAGTACTACG AGTTCTTCCTTATCAGCACCTTTCTACCGCTGATGTGGGCGTTGAAGGATAAGTCTGTCGACTTTGGCGATCTGCTTCAAAATGAGGAAAAGCGATGGAAATGCTCTTTTTCTGTGGGTTACATTAAAGATGTCAAAGTAGTGCTGGCCCGATTGGATCAGTTGGGCTTACTCAGTGCCTAA
- the LOC120453723 gene encoding uncharacterized protein LOC120453723, translating into MAQAVEAADQWSAPEWLNVQFVTEVLSSYEKEPDLKVTKLDSNPGSAKGDNYASAIIRARVEYTTQKGSFSKSLIIKNGLEMFAESAIFKTEIGMYTKVLPEYARILQENNDTSRLYADCIYYSLEPRQVMIFEDLAEMGYAMVRNRTLTHEEICGAYLKLAKFHALGMKIINERPEFVKEFKDGLCLVDLPFMTSGMGTFKDFLGRIPELKRYKPHFEKIEVDFKDRIRDIMKEYQTNPQPGYYVLCHGDYHMRNLLFKHNEETGSFEDCMQLDYQGCYVTPLAVDLMYSIYMIMDREQRIEQFETLLNYYFSVLRETLKKIGYHGVLPDPIAFWKEMSRGKYYEFLFISTYLPMSVGLSLETASNDETDEKLRDFIEECKVMLARFERSGYFEDL; encoded by the exons ATGGCTCAAGCGGTTGAAGCGGCTGATCAGTGGAGTGCACCAGAATGGTTGAATGTGCAGTTTGTGACAGAAGTTCTGAGTAGCTACGAAAAAGAACCGGACCTCAAGGTTACCAAACTGGATTCCAATCCAGGAAGTGCCAAAGGGGATAACTATGCCAGTGCTATAATTCGTGCTCGAGTGGAATACACAACCCAGAAGGGATCCTTTTCCAAGTCTCTGATTATCAAAAATGGTTTGGAAATGTTTGCCGAATCAGCTATATTTAAAACGGAAATAGGCATGTATACGAAGGTCCTGCCAGAGTACGCGAGAATATTGCAAGAAAACAATGATACATCCAGGCTGTACGCAGACTGTATATATTATAGTCTGGAGCCACGTCAAGTTATGATCTTCGAGGATCTGGCCGAGATGGGTTATGCCATGGTGCGAAATCGCACGCTCACGCATGAGGAGATCTGTGGTGCCTACTTAAAGTTGGCCAAATTTCATGCACTTGGAATGAAGATTATTAACGAG CGACCGGAGTTCGTTAAGGAATTCAAGGATGGCCTCTGTCTTGTTGATCTTCCCTTTATGACCTCGGGCATGGGTACGTTTAAGGACTTCTTAGGCCGCATTCCTGAGTTAAAAAGATACAAGCCGCACTTTGAGAAGATAGAAGTCGATTTTAAAGACCGAATTCGTGATATCATGAAGGAGTACCAAACCAATCCCCAGCCTGGATACTACGTTCTCTGCCATGGAGACTACCACATGCGGAACTTATTGTTCAAGCACAATGAGGAAACCGGAAGCTTCGAGGATTGCATGCAGCTCGACTACCAAGGATGCTATGTTACTCCTCTTGCCGTGGACCTGATGTATTCCATTTACATGATAATGGACCGAGAACAGCGCATTGAGCAATTTGAGACCTTACTGAACTACTACTTTTCAGTATTGCGCGAAACCCTCAAAAAGATTGGCTACCACGGAGTATTACCCGATCCTATTGCCTTTTGGAAGGAAATGAGCCGTGGAAAATATTACG AGTTCCTATTTATCAGCACCTACTTGCCCATGTCAGTAGGTCTTAGCCTTGAAACAGCATCTAACGACGAAACTGATGAAAAATTACGTGATTTTATTGAAGAATGTAAAGTAATGCTGGCCCGATTTGAAAGGTCTGGATATTTTGAGgatttgtaa